From the Phycisphaeraceae bacterium genome, the window GGACCAGTCTACCCAGCACTCTCCCGCCGCAACACCTTGCGAATCCACGCGATAGAACGGCGAACGCCTCGACCGACGGGCCGAGGCGTTCATCGTTTACCGGTTCGCCGAGTCGCTTGCGGCTCGGTCTGGAAGTAGACGGAACCTGACAGAATGCGAAATGTCGCGCGCCAGTTTCATCGGTCGGACCGCTCAATCGGTCGCCACCGTGCGGTGGGGATCGGCGGGGAGATCCTGACAGCGAGGGCTGAAGAGGCCGCGGGGTGACTGAACGGACCCGCCACGATCCGTCAAGCGATCAACCGCAAGAACTCGCTCTTCGTCGGCAGTCCGTGCGGCGGCGAGACGGCGGCGATCCTCTCGAGCCTCACGAGCTCGTGTCGGCGCCACGGCGTCGACCCACAGGTCTACCTCACGCAGCTCCTCGTGAACCTGCCCGGAACCCCGGCGGCCGAACTGGACCAATGGCTGCCCGACGAGTGGCGACGCCGACGAGCCGAGGCAACCTGACCCGCCATCGCGGATCGCAGGACGGACACTCTCCACCCAACACAACCTCGCTTCGTGCGGACATGTAGCGGAGTCTGGCAGTGCTATCGGCCTTCGATTACCCTCACAATTCCCTTTATCCCCGATTCGTTGTTAGGATAGCGCGTCACTGCTAGTTGGCTACGAGCCACCGTCACGTGCTTCAGGTTGATGAGGCGGTCCGAGATCATAAAGGCGATCTCCGTATCCGCCTCATAACTCGGATCGCACAGAAGGCTGAACAGCGCATCGGCTGCCGCTGAATCGGCAGGCAGTGCTATCAGATCAATGATCGCGAG encodes:
- a CDS encoding transposase domain-containing protein; this translates as MNGPATIRQAINRKNSLFVGSPCGGETAAILSSLTSSCRRHGVDPQVYLTQLLVNLPGTPAAELDQWLPDEWRRRRAEAT